A DNA window from Salvia splendens isolate huo1 unplaced genomic scaffold, SspV2 ctg488, whole genome shotgun sequence contains the following coding sequences:
- the LOC121790355 gene encoding copper transport protein ATX1-like, with amino-acid sequence MSQTVELKVGMSCQGCVGAVKRVLGKLDGVESYDIDLEQQKVTVKGNVQPDVVLQTVSKTGKATAFWEAPPAEAPAAKAAEAEAPAAEAPVAEAPVAEPEIKPSETVAAA; translated from the exons ATGTCGCAG ACTGTGGAGCTGAAGGTTGGCATGTCATGCCAAGGCTGTGTGGGAGCTGTTAAGAGGGTTCTTGGAAAGTTGGATG GTGTTGAGTCATACGACATTGATCTCGAGCAGCAGAAGGTGACTGTGAAAGGCAATGTCCAGCCGGATGTAGTTCTCCAGACTGTTTCAAAGACTGGTAAGGCGACTGCCTTCTGGGAAGCTCCACCAGCGGAGGCGCCAGCTGCCAAGGCAGCAGAGGCCGAGGCGCCAGCAGCTGAGGCACCAGTGGCTGAGGCACCAGTGGCTGAGCCAGAGATAAAGCCTTCGGAGACTGTTGCTGCAGCATAA